The following DNA comes from Kaistia sp. 32K.
AATAGGCGAAATCGCGCCGGCCCTGACGCCAGAGCCAGTTGGCCAGGCGATGGGTCTCGATGGCGTGGAAGCCCTTGAAATAGAGCACCGGCTCGATGGCGCGGTTGCAGGCGGGATCGCGGTCGTAGACAGCCTGGATGTCGACCCGGACCGCGCTGGCGATCTCCGGCTCCGACGCAAAGGCTTCGGCGAAGGCCTGGCGGATGAACTCCGCCGGCAGGTCGGCGTGATGCAGGCGCTCGGCGATCCGGTGCGCGACCGCGTCTTCAAGGCGCGTCTGCGAGAGAATGGTGGCGTAGACGAAGCTGGCGAGCGCCGGCTCGACGCGCAGGATCTCCTCGGCCTCGACCCGCATCTCGGACCAGAGCGGATCGAAGCTGGCGACCCCTTCACCGACGACGCGGGAATTAACAGCTGACATAGACCACTCCTTCGCTGCCAAGCATCGCCGCAGCCATTTTCGATCGGCACCCTAACATGGTGCCGGATGCCGCAAAACCGGCACCCTTGAGTAAATAATGCTCCGAGCCGCTTCCGGCGACGGGGAGCGGCAAAGGTCGAAGACATATCGGCCGGAGGTGAAAATGCAACGGAAATCAAAACAGCTCCCCGGCAAAGCCGTGCGGAACGCCGCCGTGGGCTGAATCAATCTCTGCGCGATCCCCTTCAAGTCCTTGAAAACGCGTCGCTTCCCGCCGCTCAGCTCAGGCCGCGCCTGGCCAGAAATTCCAGCACGCCGGCCTTGTAGACCTTGTCACCGACGGCGAGCATGTGGTCCCGCTTCGGGATGTCGAGCACCTCGGCGCCGGGGATGATGGCCGCGAGATCGGCGGCGGAGCCGGCCAATTCGTCGCGCTCGCCGACGGCGATCAGGACGGGCACATGCAGCGTCGCGAGGTCGTCGGCCGAGATTGGCTGGCGGGTCGCCTTCATGCAGGCGGCGAGCGCGACGCGGTCGCTGCCGGTCTGCTCGGCGAACTTGCGGAACATCTGGCCGATCGGATCGGTGATCGTCTCGGGGTGGTCCGTCTGCAGCGCGTCGACCACCGGCTCCCAGGGGCCGATGCCGGTAACGATGCCGTAGCCGAGGCCCCCGAGGACGATCGCCTTCACCATCTCCGGATGCGTCAGCGCCAGGAAGGCGGTGATGCGGGCGCCCATCGAGTAGCCCATGACATCGGCCTTCGCGATGCCGAGATGCTTCAGGAGGTTGCGCGCGTCCTCCGCCATGGCGGCGATGCGGTAGGCGGAGACGTCGTGCGGCTTGTCGCTGGCGCCATGGCCGCGATTGTCGAAAGCGATGACCCGGCGGCCGGCCTTGACCAGCGTGTCGACCCAGCCCGGATTGACCCAGTTGACCCTGGCGCTCGACCCGAAACCGTGGATGAGGAGGATGGGCGGGCCCTCGCCTTCATCCAGATAGGCCAGGGAGACGCCGTTCGATTGGAAATTTTGCATGGGGAGATCCGCGATCGATGTCCCGCCCTTATGACGGATCGGGCCGACCGCGCCAAGGTGTCGCCACGACACACCTCTCGCCACCCTGTTCATCCCGCGCCTGCGACGCTATGGTCCGGCCAATTGCTGCT
Coding sequences within:
- the cysE gene encoding serine O-acetyltransferase, which gives rise to MSAVNSRVVGEGVASFDPLWSEMRVEAEEILRVEPALASFVYATILSQTRLEDAVAHRIAERLHHADLPAEFIRQAFAEAFASEPEIASAVRVDIQAVYDRDPACNRAIEPVLYFKGFHAIETHRLANWLWRQGRRDFAYYLQSRSSSVFQVDINPAVPMGKGIFLDHATGLVVGETAEIEDDVSLLQGVTLGGTGKETGDRHPKVRHGVLIGAGAKILGNIEIGPCSRVAAGSVVLHSVPPNTTVAGVPARVVGKAPCAEPSRMMDQILPDQA
- a CDS encoding alpha/beta fold hydrolase encodes the protein MADLPMQNFQSNGVSLAYLDEGEGPPILLIHGFGSSARVNWVNPGWVDTLVKAGRRVIAFDNRGHGASDKPHDVSAYRIAAMAEDARNLLKHLGIAKADVMGYSMGARITAFLALTHPEMVKAIVLGGLGYGIVTGIGPWEPVVDALQTDHPETITDPIGQMFRKFAEQTGSDRVALAACMKATRQPISADDLATLHVPVLIAVGERDELAGSAADLAAIIPGAEVLDIPKRDHMLAVGDKVYKAGVLEFLARRGLS